One window from the genome of Oceanisphaera sp. IT1-181 encodes:
- a CDS encoding flagellar protein MotY: MRIIFLLAGLTLCTTAWAQPRAYIANLEQSLWRLTADSAIECRLEHPIPSFGTGAFISEAGKNINLVFALSPLRAQPRTQTASLVSQSPQWQPGRGAHHLTRVTFYQQFDAMVEQQAAWVMLEELSQGRWPTFYFDDWYRKGQLTSVGLSSVNFRARYAAFLDCQASLLPYSFEDIAFSVLNYVNNADMLTEHSSKRLAMIAEYVKADPNIDKVEINTYTDSFGTAYHNKELSQKRAKAIKAYFLELGLPEGSISLEGHGERRPISDNRSADGRDTNRRVVISLGAKTQI, from the coding sequence GTGCGCATCATATTTTTATTAGCAGGGCTGACCCTGTGCACTACCGCTTGGGCACAGCCCCGCGCCTATATCGCTAATTTAGAGCAGTCTTTATGGCGGCTCACTGCAGACTCGGCCATTGAGTGCCGCTTAGAGCACCCGATTCCCAGCTTTGGCACCGGCGCCTTTATCAGTGAGGCGGGTAAAAATATTAACTTGGTGTTCGCCCTTAGCCCGCTGCGTGCCCAGCCGCGCACCCAAACCGCTTCGCTCGTCAGTCAGTCACCGCAGTGGCAGCCTGGCCGTGGCGCTCATCATCTGACACGAGTGACCTTTTATCAGCAGTTTGATGCCATGGTTGAGCAGCAGGCGGCTTGGGTGATGCTGGAAGAGCTGAGCCAAGGGCGTTGGCCGACCTTTTATTTTGATGATTGGTATCGCAAAGGCCAGCTCACCAGCGTGGGGTTATCGTCGGTGAATTTTCGGGCTCGCTATGCGGCTTTCTTAGATTGTCAGGCCAGTTTGCTGCCTTACAGTTTCGAAGACATCGCCTTTAGTGTGCTCAATTATGTAAATAACGCCGATATGCTGACTGAGCACTCCAGCAAGCGCTTAGCCATGATTGCCGAATACGTGAAGGCCGATCCTAATATCGATAAGGTAGAAATTAATACCTATACCGATAGCTTTGGCACCGCTTACCACAATAAAGAACTGTCCCAAAAAAGAGCCAAAGCCATTAAAGCCTACTTTTTAGAGCTGGGCTTGCCAGAAGGCAGTATCAGCCTTGAAGGGCACGGCGAGCGCCGCCCGATTTCAGATAACAGAAGTGCGGATGGCCGTGATACCAACCGCCGCGTGGTCATCAGCCTAGGTGCCAAAACTCAAATCTAG
- a CDS encoding beta-glucosidase family protein, translating into MNHHTLIAALVAVVLPVALVAQEGGPSPNEIAADVLLGKMTLEQKIQQIGNQPNVSDLPTGLYRAEGGGLKECGFSFVGRSIPGIPDLDIPTIREINGGNGIRGGSCTPEPVMTAGPSMTLAAASFDPALVEGWGEVVGVESFAMASQVLLGPALNLIRTPYAGRAQEYPSEDPYLAGMMGAAQVRGIQSQGVQAQIKHFVGNEHEFQRERWTAGVRIPSRAMHELYLLPFEMAVKDGRAASIMCAFPYLNDTAYICDSQDVLVKTLRERWGFDGWIESDRRAMHSTVDALLAGVGWELDFQPKYYTAGKIMAAINNGDITEADIDAVLRPRYIKMYEFGQFADPFDTIINIDTDPSIDRAVNAQKARALAEGGITLLKNEGNLLPLGSNVQSIALIGHPWFAGSASIAPRNGDPKELATVVAPPEFTVTPQQGLEEFADNVAYNDGTDIAAAVELAENADVVILMVGSTPRESRDLLSLRLPDLCLFDKKPSYANLCTNAEEVYCPPGVPGLSENCVYQDDLVQAMVNAGYGNKTAVVLYSGAGILMDPWLDDVGALIAAWFPGQEDGAIMADILFGELNPSGKLPVTFPTSNSEAAFTTEAQYPGLREDTGQPGGPGFPGIDVGDWEDLNEDQLISNYTENLQMGYRWYEANGVTPVFPFGHGLSYTTFEYSNLRLNREFRREFTQMPILGLAGLPTNLVPNRTIPMLKGLVPVLTVEYTVTNTGAVAGAEATQVYLKLPRQAEQPSKRLVGFDKVYLEPGASARVSVQIDAGASNHPFSYFVPDNPNDLTKWADGEWASATGRYEVHVGGSSADTPLVGRIGMAFPRVGKPSNKFAPQLGEQIRNTVDERLAQAFTPIGNRFGIALPRFANQEN; encoded by the coding sequence ATGAACCACCACACATTAATAGCGGCGCTCGTGGCAGTCGTGCTGCCTGTAGCGCTGGTCGCTCAGGAGGGAGGCCCCAGCCCGAACGAGATCGCCGCCGATGTCTTGCTTGGCAAGATGACGCTCGAACAGAAAATCCAGCAGATCGGTAACCAGCCTAACGTGTCGGACCTGCCCACAGGTTTATACCGTGCCGAAGGCGGTGGACTTAAGGAGTGCGGCTTCTCGTTCGTGGGGCGCAGCATTCCAGGCATACCCGATCTGGATATTCCCACCATTCGCGAAATCAACGGCGGTAACGGTATTCGCGGCGGCTCCTGTACCCCCGAACCCGTTATGACCGCTGGTCCCTCCATGACTCTGGCCGCCGCCAGCTTCGACCCAGCCCTAGTCGAGGGCTGGGGTGAGGTGGTGGGAGTCGAGTCCTTTGCCATGGCCAGCCAGGTGTTGCTGGGTCCGGCGCTGAATCTTATCCGTACGCCCTATGCCGGGCGCGCCCAGGAATACCCAAGCGAGGATCCCTATCTGGCAGGTATGATGGGCGCCGCCCAGGTGCGGGGCATTCAGTCTCAGGGCGTACAGGCTCAGATAAAACACTTCGTAGGTAACGAGCACGAATTCCAGCGCGAGCGCTGGACCGCAGGGGTGCGCATTCCCAGCCGGGCGATGCACGAGCTGTATCTGCTGCCCTTTGAAATGGCGGTCAAGGATGGGCGTGCTGCTTCCATCATGTGTGCCTTTCCCTACCTGAATGACACCGCCTATATCTGCGACAGCCAAGATGTACTGGTAAAGACCCTGCGTGAGCGCTGGGGCTTTGATGGCTGGATCGAGAGCGACCGCCGGGCGATGCACAGTACAGTGGATGCCCTGCTCGCGGGTGTAGGTTGGGAACTCGACTTTCAGCCCAAGTACTACACCGCAGGCAAGATCATGGCTGCCATCAACAACGGCGACATCACGGAAGCAGATATTGATGCCGTGCTCAGACCCCGCTACATCAAGATGTACGAATTCGGCCAATTTGCCGACCCCTTCGACACTATCATCAATATCGATACCGATCCCAGCATAGATCGAGCCGTAAACGCCCAAAAAGCGCGAGCCTTGGCTGAAGGCGGCATTACGCTGCTCAAGAACGAGGGAAACTTGCTGCCGTTGGGCTCCAACGTCCAGTCGATCGCCCTGATCGGCCATCCCTGGTTCGCGGGCTCCGCGAGCATAGCGCCGCGTAACGGCGACCCGAAAGAACTGGCCACTGTGGTGGCACCACCAGAGTTCACCGTGACCCCTCAGCAAGGTCTGGAGGAATTTGCCGACAACGTGGCATATAACGACGGTACTGACATTGCGGCAGCGGTTGAGCTGGCAGAAAATGCCGACGTCGTTATCTTGATGGTGGGTTCCACCCCACGGGAGAGCCGGGATTTACTGAGCCTGCGCCTGCCCGATCTCTGCCTGTTTGATAAAAAACCCAGCTACGCGAATCTCTGTACCAACGCAGAAGAAGTGTATTGCCCGCCGGGCGTGCCCGGACTATCTGAAAACTGCGTGTACCAGGATGATCTGGTTCAGGCCATGGTTAATGCCGGTTACGGTAACAAGACCGCCGTGGTGCTCTACAGCGGTGCCGGTATCTTGATGGATCCCTGGTTGGATGATGTTGGCGCCCTGATCGCCGCTTGGTTCCCCGGGCAGGAAGACGGCGCCATTATGGCCGACATCCTGTTCGGTGAACTCAACCCGTCGGGCAAGCTGCCGGTGACCTTCCCTACCAGTAATAGTGAGGCGGCCTTTACCACCGAGGCACAGTATCCGGGTCTGCGTGAAGATACCGGTCAGCCCGGCGGCCCCGGTTTTCCTGGTATAGACGTCGGTGATTGGGAGGACTTGAATGAAGACCAGTTGATCAGTAACTATACCGAGAATCTGCAGATGGGCTATCGCTGGTATGAGGCCAACGGTGTAACGCCGGTATTCCCGTTCGGACACGGTTTGTCTTACACTACCTTCGAGTACAGCAACTTGCGGCTCAACAGGGAGTTCCGCCGTGAATTTACTCAAATGCCTATTCTGGGTTTAGCAGGACTGCCGACAAATCTGGTTCCTAACCGTACTATTCCAATGCTTAAAGGTCTGGTGCCTGTGCTAACTGTGGAGTACACAGTCACCAATACGGGAGCCGTTGCCGGTGCTGAGGCCACACAGGTCTATCTGAAGCTACCTCGGCAGGCTGAGCAGCCTTCTAAACGTCTGGTCGGCTTCGATAAAGTCTATCTCGAACCGGGCGCGAGTGCTCGGGTCTCGGTCCAGATAGACGCTGGCGCCTCTAACCATCCATTCTCTTACTTCGTGCCGGATAATCCGAACGATCTGACTAAGTGGGCGGATGGTGAATGGGCCTCGGCGACGGGCCGATATGAAGTGCATGTGGGTGGTTCATCGGCAGATACGCCTCTTGTTGGTCGTATCGGTATGGCATTCCCGCGCGTTGGCAAGCCCAGTAACAAGTTTGCTCCGCAACTAGGAGAGCAAATTCGCAATACCGTTGATGAGAGACTGGCGCAGGCTTTCACACCCATTGGCAACCGCTTCGGCATTGCCTTACCGAGGTTTGCTAATCAGGAAAATTAA